In Geopsychrobacter electrodiphilus DSM 16401, a single window of DNA contains:
- the narI gene encoding respiratory nitrate reductase subunit gamma, producing MADLILFGVFPYVAIALAIGVGIYRYCIDRYSYSSQSSQFLESRALFWGSIPWHYAILLILIAHFLAFLVPAGWGALLGSPARLVLLEITGMALGITTLIALVILIFRRIINSRINAVTSSIDWLLLFVLLLQVGTGVYIAISLRWGGVWYVHTISPWLWSLVKLDPQISYLANMPWIVQLHAVNAFLLVAIFPFSRLVHVVSIPLGYLGRPYQVVVWYRQRRSS from the coding sequence ATGGCTGATCTGATCCTGTTCGGCGTCTTTCCCTATGTCGCGATAGCTCTGGCGATCGGGGTCGGCATCTACCGCTACTGCATCGACCGCTACTCTTACTCTTCGCAGTCTTCACAGTTTCTCGAGAGCCGCGCGCTCTTCTGGGGCTCGATCCCCTGGCACTACGCGATTCTGCTGATTCTGATCGCGCATTTTCTGGCCTTTCTGGTCCCGGCCGGTTGGGGCGCTCTGCTCGGTTCACCGGCGCGCCTGGTCTTGCTCGAAATCACCGGCATGGCGCTCGGCATCACCACCCTGATTGCGCTGGTGATTCTGATCTTCCGCCGCATCATCAACTCGCGTATCAACGCCGTGACCAGCAGTATCGACTGGCTACTGCTTTTCGTACTTCTGCTGCAAGTTGGCACCGGGGTCTATATCGCCATCAGCCTGCGCTGGGGCGGCGTCTGGTATGTCCACACCATTTCCCCCTGGCTCTGGTCGCTGGTCAAACTCGATCCGCAAATCAGCTATCTGGCGAACATGCCATGGATCGTCCAACTGCATGCGGTCAACGCCTTTCTGCTGGTGGCGATCTTTCCCTTTTCACGTCTGGTACACGTGGTCAGCATCCCCCTCGGCTATCTAGGTCGTCCCTACCAGGTCGTGGTCTGGTATCGCCAGCGCCGCAGTAGCTGA
- a CDS encoding MFS transporter: MMEQKATATSHKMLFLNTLAFTVCFAAWMFNGVLVTFLADNQIFNWGPIEIGWLMGIPVLTGSLFRLPAGMLTDKFGGKPVYGTLLFICAIPMYLLSYADSFTTFALCSFGFGLAGVSFSIGIAFSSVWYPRERQGTALGIFGAGNAGAALTTMFAPTLLYHLTSNGANLEGWRQLPTYYAMVLAAMGVIFFLFAENKKPASSTKTFTQMLTPLKNVRVWRFGLYYFLVFGCFVAFSQWLVPYFVNVYYLPLVTAGLFASAFSLPSGVIRALGGWLSDRFGGRSVMYWVLGASVLISFLVTVPKMEVYSPGRGVMAGKGGIVTAVSAQSISVGDRVYKLKLKPQDLGTFDDKMLILPTKQAWQEAAVEVGQTVKKKELLAKGVTRIFFQANVWIFAILIILLGSTWGIGKAAVYKLIPDYFPDEVGVVGGMVGVLGGLGGFFCPIIFGYLLEYTGLWSSCWIFMCGLSLVCLLWMHLTVSKLMKEKHPKDMKKIERDKHKIIGEALKE, from the coding sequence ATGATGGAACAAAAGGCGACGGCCACTTCGCACAAGATGCTGTTTCTCAACACCCTGGCCTTTACCGTCTGCTTCGCCGCCTGGATGTTCAACGGCGTGTTGGTGACCTTTCTGGCCGATAATCAGATCTTCAACTGGGGACCCATTGAGATCGGCTGGCTGATGGGGATTCCGGTGTTGACCGGTTCGCTGTTCCGTCTGCCGGCCGGGATGCTGACCGACAAGTTCGGCGGCAAGCCGGTCTACGGCACGCTGCTGTTTATCTGCGCCATCCCCATGTACCTGCTGTCGTACGCCGACAGCTTCACGACCTTCGCCCTGTGCAGCTTCGGCTTCGGCCTGGCCGGGGTCAGCTTTTCGATCGGCATCGCCTTCTCCTCGGTCTGGTACCCACGCGAACGTCAGGGCACGGCGCTGGGGATCTTCGGCGCCGGCAACGCCGGTGCCGCCCTGACCACCATGTTTGCCCCGACCCTGCTCTACCATCTGACCAGCAACGGCGCCAACCTTGAGGGCTGGCGGCAGTTGCCGACCTACTACGCCATGGTGCTCGCCGCCATGGGAGTGATCTTCTTTCTCTTCGCCGAGAACAAAAAACCGGCCTCGTCAACCAAAACCTTCACCCAGATGCTGACGCCCTTAAAAAATGTGCGGGTCTGGCGTTTCGGGCTCTATTACTTCCTGGTCTTCGGTTGCTTCGTCGCCTTCTCCCAATGGCTGGTCCCCTACTTCGTCAATGTCTATTACCTGCCGCTGGTCACTGCCGGACTCTTTGCCTCGGCCTTCAGCCTCCCATCCGGGGTGATCCGGGCGCTGGGCGGCTGGCTCTCCGACAGGTTCGGCGGCCGCTCTGTCATGTACTGGGTGCTGGGCGCCTCGGTCCTTATCAGCTTTCTGGTGACCGTGCCGAAGATGGAAGTCTACTCCCCTGGCCGCGGCGTCATGGCGGGCAAAGGCGGAATCGTCACGGCGGTCAGCGCCCAATCGATCAGCGTCGGTGACCGGGTCTACAAGCTGAAGCTCAAGCCCCAGGATCTTGGAACCTTCGACGACAAAATGCTGATCCTGCCGACCAAGCAGGCCTGGCAGGAAGCGGCGGTCGAGGTCGGACAGACGGTGAAGAAGAAGGAGCTGCTGGCCAAGGGGGTGACGCGCATCTTCTTTCAGGCCAACGTCTGGATCTTCGCCATCCTCATCATCCTGCTCGGCAGCACCTGGGGTATCGGCAAGGCTGCCGTTTACAAGCTGATTCCTGATTATTTTCCCGATGAGGTCGGGGTGGTCGGCGGCATGGTCGGCGTGCTCGGGGGCTTGGGTGGTTTCTTCTGCCCGATCATCTTCGGTTATCTGCTGGAATATACCGGGCTCTGGAGCAGCTGCTGGATCTTCATGTGCGGGCTGTCACTGGTCTGCCTGCTCTGGATGCACCTCACAGTCAGTAAACTGATGAAAGAAAAACACCCGAAAGATATGAAAAAGATCGAGCGAGATAAGCATAAAATCATCGGAGAAGCCCTCAAGGAGTAA
- a CDS encoding MFS transporter, translated as MSINLEKWDVEDEKFWESEGKKIANRNLWISIPSLLCGFAVWLYWGIITVQMINLGYPFSQSQLFTLSAIAGLTGATLRIPSSFLIRIAGGRNTIFFTTALLMIPAVGTGIALQNINTPIEVYYLLALLSGFGGGNFASSMSNISFFFPKKVQGTSLGLNAGLGNFGVTTMQILIPLSMTFGLFGGKSQTLINTSGTLIGKIPAGTETYIHNAGYIWLILLIPLAFAGYFGMNNIKTKTVTPNLSSTGKSFAMITGLLLIAFVTAVAGLYLMLPPPIGLGLLSKWIVLPLVIAATVYGMKYLTSGGLRENLDRQYKIFNNKHTWAMTIIYTMTFGSFIGYSAAFALSIKVIFGFSHIMTAGVMTHNTINPNGPSALMFAWMGPFIGALIRPVGGKIADKLGGAIVTQWVSIVMIVSALGCAYFMKAAYASATPETVFVPFLILFIILFAATGVGNGSTFRSVAMIFNAEQAGPVLGWTSAVAAYGAFIIPKVFGEQIKATTPENALYGFAIFYFVCLVLNWWFYTRKGAYIQNP; from the coding sequence ATGTCGATCAATCTGGAAAAATGGGATGTCGAGGACGAGAAGTTCTGGGAATCCGAAGGCAAGAAGATTGCCAACCGCAACCTGTGGATTTCGATCCCCAGCCTGCTCTGCGGCTTCGCCGTCTGGCTCTACTGGGGGATCATCACGGTACAGATGATCAACCTCGGCTACCCCTTCAGCCAGTCGCAGCTCTTCACCCTGTCGGCGATTGCCGGTCTGACCGGCGCGACCCTGCGTATTCCGAGTTCGTTCCTGATCCGCATCGCCGGTGGCCGCAACACTATTTTCTTTACCACCGCCCTGCTGATGATCCCGGCGGTCGGCACCGGTATAGCGCTGCAGAACATCAACACCCCGATTGAGGTCTACTACCTGCTCGCCCTGCTCTCCGGGTTCGGCGGCGGCAACTTCGCCTCATCGATGTCGAACATCAGCTTCTTCTTCCCGAAGAAGGTCCAGGGGACCTCCCTCGGCCTGAATGCCGGCTTGGGGAACTTCGGCGTCACCACCATGCAGATTCTGATTCCGCTGTCCATGACCTTCGGCCTGTTCGGCGGCAAGTCACAGACCCTGATCAACACCAGCGGCACCTTGATCGGCAAAATCCCGGCGGGGACCGAGACCTACATCCATAATGCCGGGTATATCTGGCTGATCCTGCTGATCCCCCTGGCCTTTGCCGGCTACTTCGGCATGAACAACATCAAAACCAAGACGGTCACCCCCAACCTGAGCTCAACCGGCAAGTCCTTCGCCATGATCACCGGACTGCTGCTCATCGCCTTTGTTACCGCCGTGGCCGGACTCTATCTGATGTTGCCCCCACCTATCGGGCTCGGACTGCTGAGCAAGTGGATCGTGTTGCCGCTGGTGATCGCCGCCACGGTCTACGGCATGAAATACCTGACCAGCGGCGGACTGCGTGAAAACCTCGACCGCCAGTACAAGATCTTCAACAACAAGCACACCTGGGCCATGACCATCATCTACACCATGACCTTCGGTTCCTTCATCGGCTACTCGGCGGCCTTCGCGCTGTCGATCAAGGTTATCTTCGGCTTCTCGCACATCATGACCGCTGGCGTCATGACCCATAACACCATCAACCCCAACGGTCCCAGCGCCCTGATGTTCGCCTGGATGGGTCCCTTCATCGGCGCGCTGATCCGCCCGGTCGGCGGCAAGATCGCCGACAAGCTGGGCGGCGCCATCGTCACCCAGTGGGTTTCGATCGTGATGATCGTCTCGGCCCTCGGCTGCGCCTATTTCATGAAGGCAGCCTACGCCTCCGCCACCCCGGAGACGGTCTTCGTCCCCTTTTTGATCCTGTTCATCATCCTCTTCGCCGCGACCGGTGTCGGCAACGGCTCGACCTTCCGCTCGGTGGCGATGATCTTCAACGCCGAACAAGCCGGCCCAGTCTTGGGTTGGACCTCGGCGGTCGCCGCCTACGGCGCTTTTATCATCCCCAAGGTCTTCGGCGAACAGATCAAGGCCACCACCCCCGAAAATGCCCTCTACGGCTTCGCGATTTTCTACTTCGTCTGCCTGGTGCTAAACTGGTGGTTCTACACGCGCAAAGGCGCCTACATCCAGAACCCGTAA
- a CDS encoding PAS domain-containing protein: MFPEKLSQQIIQNAPDAILYVDSKGLIQHWNQGSERIFGFTASEAVGQSLDIIIPEKLRGRHWEGYYKVMASGESRYGTELLSVPALHRDGQRLSVDFSIIMLKDDQGKVTGIASLMRDVTAQRQKEKELRERIAALEGQ, encoded by the coding sequence ATGTTTCCCGAAAAACTCAGCCAACAGATCATCCAAAACGCCCCCGATGCCATTTTGTATGTCGACAGCAAAGGTTTGATCCAGCACTGGAACCAAGGCTCCGAGCGCATCTTTGGTTTTACCGCCAGCGAGGCGGTCGGGCAGTCCCTCGACATTATCATCCCCGAAAAGCTGCGCGGCAGGCACTGGGAAGGCTATTACAAGGTCATGGCCAGCGGCGAGTCCCGCTACGGCACCGAGCTGCTTTCCGTCCCGGCTTTGCATCGCGATGGCCAGCGGCTGTCGGTCGATTTCAGCATCATAATGTTGAAAGATGACCAGGGAAAAGTCACGGGGATCGCGTCGCTCATGCGCGACGTGACCGCCCAGCGCCAGAAGGAGAAAGAGTTGCGGGAAAGGATAGCTGCACTGGAAGGGCAATAA